In Nicotiana tabacum cultivar K326 chromosome 2, ASM71507v2, whole genome shotgun sequence, the following proteins share a genomic window:
- the LOC142166890 gene encoding uncharacterized protein LOC142166890 translates to MMMVIKLVGGIYFEHINTYASQANLEEEVKKNFWEDLDEVVRANSSFPKKEEQPVTFYSIVAKNQIDYLLLRKGDIILCKDCRVIPSENLTTQHKLFVIDLEIKKERKNRSFCDEPKIKWGGLTIDRAQELGQKSLAIGAWRSSKDASSMWDRTASYIREAAREWNREVQQNVKAKEVAYEKLMESIDGEDKRTLRERYKAAKKEAKLAVRAAKTTVLERLYNELEFKGGDC, encoded by the exons ATGATGATGGTAATTAAGCTAGTCGGGGGGATTTACTTTGAACATATTAATACCTACGCATCTCAAGCGAACTTGGAAGAGGAGGTTAAGAAGAATTTTTGGGAGGACTTGGATGAGGTTGTGAGAG CTAATTCGAGTTTTCCTAAGAAGGAAGAGCAGCCCGTGACCTTCTATAGTATAGTGGCAAAGAATCAGATAGATTACTTGCTCCTTAGGAAGGGTGATATAATTCTTTGTAAAGACTGTAGAGTTATCCCCAGTGAAAATCTTACTACCCAACATAAGCTCTTCGTGATAGATTTGGAAATTAAGAAGGAGAGAAAGAATAGGTCATTTTGCGACGAGCCAAAGATCAAATGGGGTGGCCTCACTATAGACAGAGCTCAAGAGTTGGGGCAGAAGTCATTGGCAATAGGGGCTTGGAGGAGTAGTAAGGATGCAAGCAGCATGTGGGATAGGACAGCTAGTTATATTAGGGAAGCAGCTCGAGAG TGGAACAGGGAGGTCCAACAGAATGTGAAAGCCAAAGAGGTTGCTTATGAAAAGTTAATGGAGAGCATAGATGGGGAGGATAAGAGAACGCTTAGAGAGAGGTATAAGGCGGCGAAGAAGGAGGCGAAATTAGCGGTTAGGGCGGCCAAGACAACAGTGCTTGAACGCTTATATAACGAACTTGAATTCAAAGGTGgggattgttga